From Amphiura filiformis chromosome 20, Afil_fr2py, whole genome shotgun sequence, a single genomic window includes:
- the LOC140142342 gene encoding uncharacterized protein yields the protein MSQKIFTAAMEEIFNKLDLEKQGINIDGEWLTDLRFADDVALTTTSVKIHKGKTKFMTNFETNEPIVVETDEIEKVESYKYLGQTVKLEDNTREEVLIRIKAG from the coding sequence ATGTCACAAAAAATCTTCACAGCTGCCATGGAAGAGATTTTCAACAAGTTAGATTTGGAGAAACAAGGAATAAATATAGATGGAGAATGGCTGACAGACCTGAGATTCGCAGATGATGTTGCTTTAACAACAACATcagtaaaaatacacaaaggaaaaacaaaattcaTGACAAATTTCGAAACAAATGAGCCCATTGTAGTTGAAACTGATGAGATAGAAAAAGTAGAAAGCTACAAATATCTTGGCCAGACTGTGAAGCTGGAAGACAACACGAGAGAGGAAGTACTAATCAGAATTAAGGCTGGCTAG